The Sphingomonas sp. HF-S4 sequence TCGCGGCCGGCATGCGGGACCGACATTATCACCGGCGTGACCGGTTCGAGCGGACCGTGCCGCACGAAGGAGGGCGTTGACGTCACTTGTCCCTGACTAGGCACGCCGCGCCGTATCAGCAATCTCCCGTAGGCAAACCTACTGGAAATTTTTAAGCGCTTTGCGCATAGGATGGGGCCTTAGATTGGTTGGGGTAGTGATGATCCGGATTCTGCTGGCCGAGGATGACCGCGTGATGCGGGAATACCTCACCCGTGCGCTGGAGCGCTCGGGCTATGCGGTCAGTGCGGTCGATCGGGGCACCGAGGCGATCCCGCTGCTCGAGGCCGAGCGATTCGACCTGCTGCTCACCGACATCGTCATGCCCGAGATGGACGGGATCGAGCTTGCCCAGCGTGCCAGCGAGATGGCGCCCGAGATGCGGGTGATGTTCATCACCGGATTCGCGGCGGTGACGCTCAAGGCCGGCAAGCAGGTGCCGCAGGCCCGCGTGCTCTCCAAGCCGTTCCATCTGCGCGACCTGGTTTTGGAGGTCGATCGCATGTTCCAGTCGGAGAATGCGGGGTTCAACTGATTTAATGTTCGGGGGCGCTTGCGCGGGCGAAAAAGCCCCGCTAA is a genomic window containing:
- the cpdR gene encoding cell cycle two-component system response regulator CpdR; translated protein: MIRILLAEDDRVMREYLTRALERSGYAVSAVDRGTEAIPLLEAERFDLLLTDIVMPEMDGIELAQRASEMAPEMRVMFITGFAAVTLKAGKQVPQARVLSKPFHLRDLVLEVDRMFQSENAGFN